The DNA window TCTCTCAATGAATTTTTCTTTACTTTTTGTTTGGAAATATCTCTTCCTAATTCCTCCTCTGCAGGTTTCTGAGGTTACTTTGAGCACATCCAATATACATAATTCATCGAGAAAACCTAGAATTGCAGCTTTTGAAAGGCTTTTATCCTCATTACTCATGAAATCATATACTTCTTTCGCTGTTACTCCTTGATCTTTTTTTGACCAAATATATTTCAAAATATTAAAGTGAACCTTCGTCATTGCAGTGCACCTTTTCGATAAATTAATTAGTGTTAGATAATATTTACACTTTTACTTATATATCTTTGTATTGGCAATCTTTACGGAAAAAGCGCTATATTTTACGAAATGTTAATTAACAAAATCTTTTAGACGGCTTATAATAATGATTTCAGGTCTTAATTGGAAAGATCAATACTTTATTTTCTTTATCCTTGACGGCTCTGACTGTTAGCTTTCTTGGAGGTTTCTGTATGCCTCTAGCCCAAACTTGTTCGTTCACTTCATTGCTTATAATGACGTCCTCTGCTTTCATATGGCGTTTCATATATTCCTTTAGAGCTTTAATGGCTTTTGGCGATCTTTTATTTCGGGGAGCAGTCCAAACATCTCTGAGATTAATCGTATACGTCTTTTCTGCAACTATCTCTAGATCTTCAATTTCTTCAGGCTTTTCAGCTTCAACCTTAGTTTTTTGGGCATCCTTTTTCACTGGCTCCTCTTTTACAGGTTCTTGCTTTTTAGGTTTCTCTTCTTTACTCTTCTTCTCTTTGCTCATATGATCACCTATACCTTAAGATTGGTCCTTCTCCAATGTCGCCTTTTTGGGTGCTGTCTTATTTTGCCTAAAGTCTTAGCGATGACCCATGTAGGGACAGCTGAATTCTGTTTTTGAGCTTTTGCCAATCTACGCTTTTTGGCTGTTGGTTTATTCCTAGCCATTTCATTTCCTCCTAATTTTGATATCTTTTCGTTGACCTTGCATGCGTTTTAAAACTTCTTTCAATTGATCATCATCTAAGGGAAGTTTTATCCGACCTGTCTGAGCAAGTTGTATGAGTTGCATCTCTAACTGTTCAGCAAATTCTGGTTTAACCATTTTAATATTATTAATTCTTTGTCTGGCCTCAACTGTAAGAATTGTACGTAGGACAGCTTGTTTTTGAGCTTCAGCCTGCCTGATTTTTTCAGTCTGCTCTTCATCGGTTGCTGAGGCCTGCATTTCTGCAAGTCTTTTCTTACGAATGGCATCGAGCTCGCTGTCATCTATTTCGTAGGACATTTTTGTCTCACTTTGATTGTTTTCCTATTTTAATAGAGTCCTTATTAAATTATGTCTTCATAAGAACGTTACTCGGATACACGTGCGTCTTCATATTTGGAAGATCGGGAATATAAGCATTATCAGAATTTATATTTCTTTTCCCAGTTCAATTTTATCAGTTTTTACTCCTTTTTAGACCGTAAATTACTTTTCATAATCTCTATCGATTAGCCTCTTAGTAATCCTTTACAAGCTACTTAATACGAACTGAAAGTTGTAAAAAAGTATGAAATATAGTGAGAAGTTTTTAGTCGATATTTGTAAGAAAGTTTATTCTCAAATTTCAATAGCATATACAAATCAACACCTCAGATATAAAACGAGTGTAATAAGCTTGAGTCATTTTCTAAGATGTAGATATTGCAATCATCTCTTTGAAATTGATCAAAAAAGACTTGAAAAGGGAGCAGTTGGTTGCGAAGAATGTGGTAGATGGTTCATGGTTTCTCCTGAGATTTTAATACAATGATATTGATGCCCACCCAATTTTTTATCTCAATAATTATTTTTCAACACGGGTTATTAAATAGAAAAACCAAGAGATCTCAATCCTCGATAATTTTGAATGCTTTTGTAGAGCATACATGAAAACACTTTCCACAACCTATGCATTTATCCTCTACAACATAAGGACACAAAATGAATTTTCTCCATTGAAGGTGAAAGTTAGGATTTTTTCAGCTCATTTTGAAGCCACTCTAAATAATCTTCACTTCCCGATATTATTGGCAAAGCAATTATCTCTGGCACTTTGTAAGGATGCACTTCTTTTATTTTTCCCTCAAGCTTTTCAAAGAGATTTCTCTTGCTTTTGATTAAGCATAACCATTCTTCTGCCTCTTCTAAATTATCTTTCCACTGATATATGCTGGTTATAGGTCCAACTATCTGCACACATGCAGCCAATCGATTTTTTGTTAAAACTAGTGCTAATTTTTTAGCAACTTCTTTTTGATCTACAGTTGTAATGACATGAATAAACTCATCTTGCATTAATTGATTCACCTTTTATGAAAAATAATGATTTGGAATTATTTTCTAAGTAATTGCTTTTTAGTGATTTTTAAAAAAGTAATTACTAAAATTATACTAATGATACAAATGATCACTAACATGGTAGCATTATCGATGTTTATTAGTGAAGTAAAGGACGGATTTAGCTTGGCTTCAACAATTTTGGCTAACTCAAGTGTTGGCTCAACTAAATCTCGTATATCACAAGGATAGTAATTAATTCCATCAACACTACCGCCATAAGATTCTAGTTTGAATTTGGCAAACCAATCACCTTTCAAAAATTCAAGCTCAATGAAAGTTACACATGGACAATCCCAGTATTCATAAACAGGCCCAAGCTGTTCAGACATACCTAGGCATAGATAACCTATGTCGCCAACAGAACTGTAATCCCAGATCCTTTTTTCGGTATCAGGCCTATCGGCCATTTCTACAACCATGGCTTTATAATAATCGCGATGAACTCCCCCTCCAGTATCAATGATGTGCTCTAGGAATTTGAAACCAATAGTCCATTCTTTGGGTTCAGTTGAATTGGCTTGTTGATATCTTACTTGTCTGGTGAAATAGAAAATCTTTGGATTATCTTCTTCAATTAAAAGTGTCCATTCTGGAAAATATTCTTTTATTTCATCACCAGTCAATAGAAATTCCTCTGCTTCCTGAGCTTTCACATTTAAAGTGTTAGATATGGCTGGAGTTATTAGTAAGATTAAGAACAACATTCTTACGATGTTGAAAATTCTTAATTTAGATCTCTTTCTGGTCAATATGATATTAGTCCTTTATCATTGATTTCATATGCAGATGGTATTTAGTGATACATATATCGATTGGTCATCTCTTAACTCAAGCTAGAGAAAGCCTTCAAATCTCCATTACTTACTTTAACAAGATCTTCTACTTTCTTCAACGCTCTGCCTGAATCCACTGATCCAATAGCCATTTCATATCCTTCTTTGATATCTTTCGCACGATCAGCAAGATATAAAATTGCACCAGCATTTACTAGTACAAGATCTCTTCTTGAAGATCTATCTTGACCAGATATGATACGAGTTGTTATTTTAGCATTTTCTTTGTGATTTTCTGCTGATCTTATTTCATTTGCAATTCCAATCTTTATACCGAAATCCCTTGGATGCATTTCATAAGTCTCGATCTCACCACTTTGTTTAAGCTCAGAAATAATAGTTTTTCCAATTGTCGAAATTTCATCAATCTTAATTTTATTATTTGGTCCATATCCTATAGGTACCAAAGCTCTTTCATGTCCGGTTTTATATAGGCCTTTAGCAATCAATTCCGTATCCATCATAGCAGTCCCTCTGATCTGTCTTTTGACAGAAAATGGATTTAATGAAGTAGCTATTACAAGCCTCAAAGATGAAAATATTGGGACTATTGCACTAAATGATGGATGATTTCTAAATCTTATCAATGGATCCATCCATGGATAAACTACAGATGAGGCCCATACTGCAGTTCCTACCTCATCTAAACATTTTCTAATAGTTTTAGGATCCGCGTAAGCGTTTATCCCCATACTTGTTACTAAATCAATTGCGCCTGTTGTTGACGAGAATGCCTTGGCTCCGCTTTTTACAGTTAATGCGCCAGCAGAAGCTGCGATTAAAATAGCAGGAGTTGTAACATTAATTGTCGGTATATTATCGCCGCCTGTTCCTCCGCCCGTGACAATTGGCTTCTCTGATTTGTAATTGAATCTAATCTCTTTACTTTCTTCCATAGCAGAGGCTATTCCTAAAAGCTCCTCCATCGATAAACCTTTTGAAGTCAATCCAAAAAAGAACGTACTTAAGATTAGGTCTATGCCATCTATTTCATTTTTCAAGCAATCAAAAATCAAACTCATGGATTCTTTTGCTTCTTCTAATGAAAGGTCTTCTCTCTGAATTAATTTAGATATCGTGAACTTTAGACTAGAAATTTCTTTCTCTGTAATGGATTCAGGAGACATTTTGTATTAGAATTCTCTTCTGATAATCTATATAAATATGAGTTATTACCCAAGAATGGGTAATTGAATTAATTATTAAAAAGAATTTAAAACAATTCAAACGATAGAATTAATTCTGTTTTATGGAGTTGAGAATTACATGAGGAAAATTCAGGGATTTCTTCGATTAATCAGACCATTGAATTGTCTTATGATGGGTATAGCTACATTGATAGGAGTCTTGTTGGCTGGTCAAAAATTTCTAAATGTTAACGATTTACTTATCGTATCCCCATTATCATTTATGACTGCCTTCACATTGACTGGTGCCTCAATGGCAATAAACGATTATTATGATAGGGAAATCGATGAAATAAATGAACCAGAGCGTCCAATTCCTAGTGGGGTAGTTAGTCCTAACGAGGCGTTAATTGTTTCAGCTTGCCTAATTCTTCTTGGATTAACCTCAGCCTATCTTACTACTTTCTTATGTCTAATAGTCGGTTTGATTTCATTGATAATTTTTTTAACGTACTCTACAATTGGAAAAAGGACTGGTCTATATGGAAATTTTCTAGTAAGTGCTTGTGTTGCTTTTCCATTCATTTATGGGAGTCTGGCTATTAGCAATGAGATAAGATTAAACGCGATTATATTTTCTGCATTAGCATTCCTATCCAATACAGGTAGGGAAATTACAAAAGGCATAGTTGACATGCAAGGGGATCGCTCCAAAAATATTAAAACAATTGCTGTTAAATATGGGGCAAGTGTTGCAGCATATGCAGCTTCAACATTTTACATTTTTGCAGTGATTCTAAGCATACTGCCTTGGATATTGAAGCAAGTCTCCTCTTTATACATTCCACCAATTATTATGACGAATATTGGCTTTGTTTTAATTTCAATTCTTCTAATACGGGATAATTCTCGTTCGGGTGCAAGGAAGGTTAAGAATCTGGCGTTAATATGGATGTTCATGGGATTATTATCTTTCTTATCGGGCATATTTGGTTAATTCATAATCCATTTATCTAGACTTCGTTAACTTGTAAGTTATCGAACCGGGTCATAATCTTAATTAATAATACTATGCTATTAAAAGTAAATTCCAAAGGTGATTTTAAATAATGGTTTCTGGCAAGGTAGCTATTATTGGAGCAGGCATGACAAGGTTTCATCATTCTCTCCACATGGGTAAATCAGCTCGTGAAATGTTTATTGAAGCTTTTACAGATTGTGTTGATTCTGTTGATAAAGGAATGAGCCATAAAGATATTGAAACTTTATTTATAGCCAATACTGTGAGTGAATTATTTGAGCACCAATCACATCTCTCATCGCTTATACCGGATTGGCTTGGACTATTACCAATTCCATCAACTCGAATTGAAACTGCATGTGCTAGCTCTTCAGCAGCATTGGAAATGGGAGTTTTAGCGATAGCATCGGGAATGTATGATGTGGCTTTGGTTGGTGGTTTAGAGAAGATGACCGCACTACGAACGGATGAGGTGACATGGGCTTTAATGTCTGGCATGGACCAAGTTTATGAATCCCCTCAAGGGGTTAGTAATCCTGCCCTTTATGCTATGATGGGAATGGCTCATTTTAAGAAATATGGCTCATCTTGGGATCAACTTGCAACTATATCAATAAAAAATCATCACAATGCATCATTAAATCCAAAAGCACAGTATCAGTCTGAAGTAATAGACATCGCTAAGAAAGTGGGCCAAAAGAAAGGTCTTTCTTTCAAGAATGAAATGGATTTTCTTAAATCTGACGCCAATCCTTATGTTGCTTATCCATTAAGGCTCTTTGATTGCAGTCCAATTTCAGACGGCGCTTCAGCTTTAATTCTTGCTTCTGCTAAAAAAGCTAAAGAATTCACAGATACTCCGATATATATCTCCGGTATAGGCCATACTTCAGGAACAATGTCGTTACATGACCGGGAGGATTTAACAACGATTCCAGCTGCAGTAGAAGCTGGAAAGAGAGCCCACAAAATGGCTGATACTCGGCCAAAAGATATTGATTTGGCAATGGTTCATGATTGTTTCACTCCGGCTGAAATGGTAGCTACTGAGGACTTGGGATTCTTTAAAAAAGGCGAGGGTGGAAAAGCTGCTGAAGAAGGTCGGACTTCATTAAAAGGAGAAATACCGATCAATACAGATGGAGGATTAAAAGCAAAAGGACACCCAATCGCTGCCACTGGTACTGCCATGACTCATGAAATCTGGAAACAATTGAGAGGAGAAGCTGACAATAGACAAATTCAAAATGCAGAGACGGGACTAATTCATAATGTTGGAGCAACTGGCGGAACCGTTGTCGTGCAAATCTTTAAGAGGTAAATAACAAATGGATGAAGAACCTTTCACCATAAGCTCATTTCAAAATTTTCTTGAAAAGAAAAGGTTAATGGGAGTCAAATGCAGCGATTGCAACAATCTCATGTTTCCACCCAGAATAATCTGCACAAAATGCAATAGCAGGAAGCTCAAGTGGCATGAGTTCAAAGGAGATGGTACGCTTGAAACGTATTCAATTTTGCATGTTGCTCCTACTTTTCTTAAGGATAATGTTCCTTATATCGTGGGAATTATCAAGCTCAGAGAAGGGCCAATGATTACAGGCAGAATTACAGATGTTGATACTACAAAATCTGAAAATATAGAGATCGGTATGAATGTAAAAATAGAATTTCCAAAAGAATCAGGTAAAACTATCTTGGCATTTAAACCTGAATAATCCTCTGCTAACTATCACTTAATACCGATTCTTAATAAGAAATAACTTGATTATTTTCGCAGAAAGTTACCACAGATATCGCAATAGAACGCATCCGCGACCATTTCATTTCCACACTCAATACAAATCTGTACTTTGGGTTTTGTGGCTTTTCCTTTCTTTTTCCTAGTCTTCTTGCTTTCTTTGGAAGTGGACACTGTTTCAATTGTTACTTCTGATGAAGGCATCGTCGTGAATTTCTCTTCGATTGCTATAGGTTCGCTTCTA is part of the Candidatus Bathyarchaeota archaeon genome and encodes:
- a CDS encoding 60S ribosomal protein L31, which produces MSKEKKSKEEKPKKQEPVKEEPVKKDAQKTKVEAEKPEEIEDLEIVAEKTYTINLRDVWTAPRNKRSPKAIKALKEYMKRHMKAEDVIISNEVNEQVWARGIQKPPRKLTVRAVKDKENKVLIFPIKT
- a CDS encoding 50S ribosomal protein L39e, coding for MARNKPTAKKRRLAKAQKQNSAVPTWVIAKTLGKIRQHPKRRHWRRTNLKV
- a CDS encoding DNA-binding protein yields the protein MSYEIDDSELDAIRKKRLAEMQASATDEEQTEKIRQAEAQKQAVLRTILTVEARQRINNIKMVKPEFAEQLEMQLIQLAQTGRIKLPLDDDQLKEVLKRMQGQRKDIKIRRK
- a CDS encoding divalent-cation tolerance protein CutA; amino-acid sequence: MQDEFIHVITTVDQKEVAKKLALVLTKNRLAACVQIVGPITSIYQWKDNLEEAEEWLCLIKSKRNLFEKLEGKIKEVHPYKVPEIIALPIISGSEDYLEWLQNELKKS
- a CDS encoding geranylgeranylglycerol-phosphate geranylgeranyltransferase — translated: MRKIQGFLRLIRPLNCLMMGIATLIGVLLAGQKFLNVNDLLIVSPLSFMTAFTLTGASMAINDYYDREIDEINEPERPIPSGVVSPNEALIVSACLILLGLTSAYLTTFLCLIVGLISLIIFLTYSTIGKRTGLYGNFLVSACVAFPFIYGSLAISNEIRLNAIIFSALAFLSNTGREITKGIVDMQGDRSKNIKTIAVKYGASVAAYAASTFYIFAVILSILPWILKQVSSLYIPPIIMTNIGFVLISILLIRDNSRSGARKVKNLALIWMFMGLLSFLSGIFG
- a CDS encoding thiolase domain-containing protein — its product is MVSGKVAIIGAGMTRFHHSLHMGKSAREMFIEAFTDCVDSVDKGMSHKDIETLFIANTVSELFEHQSHLSSLIPDWLGLLPIPSTRIETACASSSAALEMGVLAIASGMYDVALVGGLEKMTALRTDEVTWALMSGMDQVYESPQGVSNPALYAMMGMAHFKKYGSSWDQLATISIKNHHNASLNPKAQYQSEVIDIAKKVGQKKGLSFKNEMDFLKSDANPYVAYPLRLFDCSPISDGASALILASAKKAKEFTDTPIYISGIGHTSGTMSLHDREDLTTIPAAVEAGKRAHKMADTRPKDIDLAMVHDCFTPAEMVATEDLGFFKKGEGGKAAEEGRTSLKGEIPINTDGGLKAKGHPIAATGTAMTHEIWKQLRGEADNRQIQNAETGLIHNVGATGGTVVVQIFKR
- a CDS encoding Zn-ribbon domain-containing OB-fold protein; its protein translation is MDEEPFTISSFQNFLEKKRLMGVKCSDCNNLMFPPRIICTKCNSRKLKWHEFKGDGTLETYSILHVAPTFLKDNVPYIVGIIKLREGPMITGRITDVDTTKSENIEIGMNVKIEFPKESGKTILAFKPE